From Thermomicrobiales bacterium, one genomic window encodes:
- a CDS encoding S8 family serine peptidase — protein sequence MLRRISLMLFLLSALVTFAAPTPAIARPDTASGFVPGELLVKFRTGVQSSDMASILRDSGGRIRKTVRGVDVQVVSVSRGTENSRLEQLRRNPLVEYAELNGIYSAVAMPNDPRVGEQWQYENTGQTGGTADADIDAFAAWDVTQGSPSVAVAIVDTGIDSSHADLAGKVVKSVNFSSSSTAEDRYGHGTHVAGIVAATTGNGLGVAGTCPACVLYNVKVLGDDGNGSWGDITTGINWALDNGAKVINLSLGGSSGSYAVQSSINYAWSKGVVIVAAAGNSNTSRPFYPAYYSSTIAVAATTSQDQKASFSNFGSWVDVAAPGQSILSTTMGSTYGLMSGTSMAAPFVSGLAGLLWSTPYGTSKTAVRSRLESTADKISGTGSRWANGRINVCKAVGGSCDQATTGPTVMIASPVSGSIVTNPGAPLLVQVAANDVTASAGSLSVSISIDGGTWNTAAWNASSSRYELSWNTSAAATGPHAIRARAVNATNDSTITDPTNVRIVRPVVLPGLFQAEDYGGFFDSTTGNSGGAYWDDDVDKEACSDGSACFDVGWIESGEWLSYAATVAEAGNYTFSFRVATPNSNATVRVLVDDADVSGQIAISSTGGWQTWANSMSSAVALPAGSHTVKLVFGYSGSNPGYLFNLNSVSVESAVAIDTPPSVAIVSPAGATTVAGSVNISATAGDDVGVTKVAFFVDNASIGVDTNGSDGWGVSWTSSSVGDGAHVLTATATDTANQSTTSAAITVDVKNINSSPEAVFTATCDGLSCAFNASGSRDPDGSITRYDWTFGDSSTGSGVTANHTYSSAGSYTVTLAVTDNAGASTQTSQTVNVAAPAATMRIGDLDGAYSRFWFWASLTVSVRVETSDGGAVANGTVSGTFRQGAWSTRVSCITGTAGICTLSSGTLPSSTRAASFSVDSVTHATLAYDASGNHDPDGDSDGTTINFTMR from the coding sequence ATGCTGCGTCGGATCTCTCTGATGTTGTTCCTCCTCTCAGCGCTTGTAACGTTCGCCGCGCCCACTCCGGCCATCGCCAGGCCAGACACCGCCTCGGGCTTCGTGCCGGGCGAGCTCCTGGTGAAATTCCGGACTGGTGTTCAGTCGTCGGACATGGCCAGTATTCTTCGCGACTCGGGAGGTCGGATTCGGAAGACTGTTCGCGGCGTCGATGTTCAGGTTGTATCGGTGTCGCGTGGCACCGAAAATTCGCGACTGGAACAACTTCGGCGCAACCCGCTGGTTGAATATGCCGAACTGAATGGCATCTATAGCGCTGTCGCGATGCCAAACGACCCGCGCGTTGGCGAGCAGTGGCAATATGAGAATACGGGCCAGACTGGCGGCACTGCGGATGCCGATATAGATGCGTTCGCAGCGTGGGACGTTACGCAGGGCAGCCCAAGTGTGGCCGTTGCCATCGTCGACACAGGCATCGACTCAAGCCATGCCGACCTGGCCGGCAAGGTCGTGAAGTCGGTCAATTTCTCCAGCAGCTCGACGGCCGAGGATCGCTACGGACATGGTACCCACGTTGCAGGCATTGTGGCAGCGACGACGGGTAATGGTCTGGGTGTCGCCGGGACGTGTCCAGCATGTGTGCTCTACAACGTCAAGGTGCTGGGTGATGACGGCAATGGCTCGTGGGGGGACATCACCACCGGGATCAACTGGGCACTCGACAACGGGGCCAAAGTCATCAACCTCAGTCTTGGCGGATCATCCGGTTCGTACGCAGTGCAGTCGTCGATTAATTACGCTTGGAGCAAGGGGGTCGTTATCGTCGCTGCGGCAGGCAACAGCAACACATCGAGGCCGTTCTATCCGGCCTATTACAGCAGTACAATCGCGGTTGCCGCGACCACAAGCCAGGACCAGAAGGCAAGCTTCTCGAACTTTGGCAGTTGGGTGGATGTTGCCGCACCGGGCCAGAGTATTCTCTCCACGACAATGGGCAGCACCTATGGCCTGATGAGTGGCACGTCGATGGCAGCGCCGTTTGTCTCCGGGTTGGCTGGCCTACTCTGGTCGACACCGTATGGAACGAGCAAAACAGCGGTTCGCAGCCGACTTGAATCTACTGCCGACAAGATCTCGGGGACCGGTAGCCGCTGGGCGAATGGGCGGATCAACGTCTGCAAGGCCGTCGGAGGGAGCTGCGATCAGGCGACGACTGGTCCTACTGTTATGATCGCCAGCCCTGTGAGCGGCAGCATCGTCACGAATCCGGGTGCTCCGCTCCTCGTCCAGGTTGCAGCGAATGATGTGACGGCGTCGGCTGGGTCACTTTCCGTCTCGATCAGCATTGACGGAGGCACCTGGAACACGGCTGCCTGGAACGCGTCCAGTTCACGATACGAGTTGAGTTGGAACACCAGCGCCGCAGCCACCGGGCCACACGCGATCCGTGCGCGCGCAGTCAATGCCACCAACGACAGCACGATCACTGACCCAACGAACGTCAGGATCGTTCGACCGGTCGTGTTGCCGGGTTTATTCCAGGCCGAGGACTATGGCGGCTTCTTCGACAGCACGACCGGAAATTCAGGTGGCGCGTACTGGGACGATGATGTCGACAAGGAGGCCTGCTCCGACGGCTCCGCCTGCTTCGATGTCGGCTGGATCGAGTCAGGTGAATGGCTTTCTTACGCCGCGACGGTCGCCGAGGCCGGCAACTACACGTTCTCGTTCCGCGTCGCCACACCGAATTCGAACGCGACGGTTCGTGTGCTGGTCGATGATGCTGACGTGTCCGGACAGATCGCGATCTCAAGCACCGGTGGCTGGCAGACGTGGGCAAATTCGATGAGCAGTGCAGTGGCTCTGCCGGCCGGGTCGCACACAGTCAAGCTTGTCTTCGGCTATAGCGGCTCGAATCCCGGCTATCTCTTCAATCTCAATTCCGTCAGTGTCGAGTCCGCTGTTGCTATTGATACTCCGCCGAGTGTTGCGATAGTCAGCCCGGCGGGGGCAACGACAGTCGCTGGCTCGGTCAACATCTCGGCAACCGCTGGCGATGATGTCGGCGTCACGAAGGTCGCGTTCTTCGTCGACAATGCCTCAATTGGTGTCGATACGAACGGCAGTGATGGCTGGGGTGTCTCATGGACCTCGAGCAGTGTCGGCGATGGGGCACATGTTCTGACGGCGACGGCAACCGATACCGCCAATCAGTCGACAACGAGTGCGGCCATCACGGTGGACGTCAAGAACATCAACTCGTCGCCAGAGGCGGTTTTCACGGCGACGTGCGACGGACTTTCCTGCGCCTTCAATGCGAGCGGCTCGCGAGATCCCGACGGCTCGATAACGAGGTATGACTGGACGTTCGGTGATAGTTCGACCGGCAGCGGCGTAACCGCCAATCACACGTACTCCAGCGCGGGAAGCTATACCGTGACGCTCGCCGTAACGGACAACGCAGGCGCGAGCACGCAAACCAGCCAAACGGTCAATGTGGCCGCACCGGCGGCGACGATGCGTATCGGCGATCTGGACGGCGCCTATTCCCGCTTCTGGTTCTGGGCGAGCCTGACCGTCAGCGTCCGAGTCGAGACAAGCGACGGCGGCGCGGTCGCAAACGGCACTGTCAGTGGGACATTCCGGCAGGGGGCGTGGTCGACCCGTGTGTCATGCATCACCGGCACGGCCGGGATCTGCACGCTTTCGTCGGGCACGCTGCCGTCGAGCACGAGGGCCGCGAGCTTCAGCGTCGATTCGGTGACACACGCGACACTGGCGTATGACGCGTCCGGGAACCACGACCCGGATGGCGATAGCGACGGAACCACGATCAACTTCACGATGCGCTGA
- the argF gene encoding ornithine carbamoyltransferase, whose translation MKDLLRTSDLSIDDMNLVLDLASELKKDPMKHHGLLTGQTVVLYFAKPSTRTRFSFETAVARLGGIPSSVNSADLQIGRGETLEDTAMVVSRYASAFVIRTYADDDVKLVAEKASIPVINALTDLHHPMQSLADIMTLKEKWGTLKGKKLAYVGAFNNVLNSLLEVSAMAGLSITAATPDGYGPDPMIAANAKEIAKITGATVELTTDPYQAVWEADAVYTDTWFSMGDSEETRAKAYADLTPYRVTQGLMTDLPNHDAVFMHCLPVHRGEEVTAEVIDGPQSIVFDQAENRLHTSHAVLYALLKGQLKGSAAQPSLPSAATAEHKVAAD comes from the coding sequence ATGAAAGACCTGCTGCGAACCTCGGACCTCTCGATTGACGATATGAACCTGGTGCTCGACCTCGCTTCCGAGCTGAAGAAGGACCCCATGAAGCATCACGGTCTGCTGACTGGCCAGACTGTGGTGCTCTACTTCGCCAAGCCATCGACCCGCACCCGGTTCTCGTTCGAGACGGCTGTTGCGCGTCTGGGCGGCATCCCGTCGTCGGTCAACTCCGCTGATCTGCAGATCGGTCGTGGCGAGACGCTCGAAGACACGGCTATGGTTGTCAGTCGCTACGCTTCCGCGTTCGTCATCCGCACGTACGCTGACGACGATGTCAAGCTGGTGGCTGAGAAGGCATCGATTCCGGTCATCAATGCGCTGACTGACCTGCATCATCCGATGCAGAGCCTGGCCGACATCATGACGCTCAAGGAAAAGTGGGGCACGCTCAAGGGCAAGAAGCTCGCCTACGTCGGCGCGTTCAACAACGTCCTGAACAGCCTGCTTGAGGTCTCGGCGATGGCCGGACTGTCGATCACCGCTGCGACCCCCGACGGCTACGGCCCTGATCCGATGATCGCCGCCAACGCCAAGGAGATCGCCAAGATCACCGGCGCGACCGTCGAACTGACCACCGATCCCTACCAGGCAGTCTGGGAGGCGGACGCCGTCTACACCGACACCTGGTTCTCGATGGGCGACAGCGAGGAGACGCGGGCCAAGGCCTACGCCGACCTGACGCCCTATCGCGTCACTCAGGGCCTGATGACCGACCTGCCGAACCACGACGCCGTGTTCATGCACTGCCTGCCGGTCCATCGCGGTGAGGAAGTAACCGCCGAGGTCATCGACGGTCCGCAGTCGATCGTCTTCGACCAGGCTGAAAACCGCCTGCACACCTCGCACGCCGTTCTCTATGCACTGCTCAAGGGACAGCTGAAGGGCAGCGCGGCTCAGCCGTCGCTGCCCTCAGCCGCCACCGCCGAGCACAAGGTCGCCGCCGACTAG
- a CDS encoding cell wall metabolism sensor histidine kinase WalK, with product MPTDTDSIYDLATALLATTSVDDVLAIAPPLLACALGLQTPPQIDLDTSTRPNAGQIALIADGSHIGSLTIAGGDTPDPQHAAAIANLLATTIAAHRRTLADTERQIQEASALKLDLVSMLSHEMRTPLASIKGFASALRIEGAGWDGATRDEFLRTIEDEADHMTRLVEDILESAAIDAGLLRVTIRPIQIPPIARRVIDRISIQSDRHRFVQMFSNTFPIVEADAGRIEQVLTNLIDNAVKYSPDGGLIVVRGERRASEVIISVVDQGMGIAPEHLNKLFERFYRASPEHRQHIIGTGLGLPISESIVRAHGGRIWAESVVGSGTTLSFTLPIHSAAAAGTGNA from the coding sequence ATGCCGACGGACACAGACTCAATCTATGATCTGGCGACGGCGCTGCTGGCGACAACGAGCGTCGATGACGTGTTGGCCATTGCCCCGCCGCTCCTCGCTTGTGCGCTCGGATTACAGACTCCACCGCAGATCGACCTCGATACATCCACACGACCGAACGCTGGTCAGATCGCACTGATCGCCGACGGCAGCCATATCGGCTCGCTGACGATCGCGGGCGGGGACACGCCCGACCCGCAGCACGCTGCCGCAATCGCCAACCTGCTGGCGACGACGATTGCCGCGCATCGCAGGACGCTCGCCGATACCGAGCGGCAGATACAGGAGGCGTCGGCGCTGAAGCTCGATCTGGTGTCAATGCTCTCTCACGAGATGCGCACCCCGCTGGCATCAATCAAGGGATTTGCCTCGGCGTTGCGCATTGAGGGCGCTGGTTGGGACGGAGCAACCCGGGACGAGTTCCTGCGCACGATCGAAGACGAAGCCGACCACATGACCCGTCTCGTCGAAGACATCCTCGAATCAGCGGCGATCGACGCCGGTCTGTTGCGCGTCACGATCAGGCCGATCCAGATCCCACCAATCGCTCGCCGGGTCATCGACCGCATTAGCATCCAGAGTGATCGCCATCGCTTCGTCCAGATGTTTTCCAATACATTTCCAATCGTCGAAGCCGACGCCGGCCGGATCGAGCAGGTGCTCACCAACCTGATTGATAACGCGGTCAAGTACTCGCCGGATGGTGGGCTGATCGTCGTTCGCGGTGAACGCCGCGCCTCCGAAGTCATCATCAGCGTCGTCGATCAGGGCATGGGCATCGCTCCCGAGCACCTCAATAAGCTATTCGAGCGCTTCTATCGCGCCTCGCCCGAGCACCGTCAACACATCATCGGCACCGGCCTGGGACTGCCGATCAGCGAATCAATCGTGCGTGCGCACGGCGGGCGGATCTGGGCGGAGAGTGTTGTCGGCAGCGGCACGACGTTGTCATTCACCCTGCCGATACATAGCGCGGCAGCCGCAGGTACCGGTAATGCCTAA
- a CDS encoding DinB family protein, which produces MVQTSPDAEVRALLAYLEGQRHHVIEILNGLDDDALRRPMLPSGWTSLGLVNHLALDVERFWFRAVVAGEQDVIDQLQATPNPWEVDQSVSTESVFETYRNEIALANAIIECTVPDAPPAWWPGDLFGDFRLDTVREIILHVMTETAAHTGHLDVVRELIDRRQWLVLTE; this is translated from the coding sequence ATGGTTCAGACATCACCAGATGCCGAAGTCCGCGCGTTGCTGGCCTACCTGGAAGGCCAACGCCACCACGTGATCGAGATTCTGAATGGGCTGGACGATGACGCGCTGCGTCGTCCGATGCTGCCATCTGGCTGGACCAGCCTGGGGCTGGTGAATCACCTGGCGCTCGATGTTGAGCGCTTCTGGTTTCGCGCGGTCGTTGCCGGTGAGCAGGATGTCATCGACCAGCTGCAAGCCACGCCGAACCCGTGGGAGGTCGACCAGAGCGTTTCGACCGAATCAGTCTTCGAGACCTATCGCAACGAGATTGCGCTGGCCAACGCCATCATCGAGTGCACCGTTCCGGACGCGCCACCGGCCTGGTGGCCGGGCGACCTGTTCGGCGATTTCCGGCTGGACACGGTGCGCGAGATCATCCTGCATGTCATGACTGAGACCGCGGCGCACACCGGCCATCTGGACGTCGTACGCGAGCTGATCGATAGGCGGCAATGGCTCGTTCTTACCGAATAG
- a CDS encoding response regulator transcription factor, with protein MPNMLPDPSAMLQAPAGARILVVEDEPALVRLLRSILEAAHYHVRVVPEGERALEQITLDPPDIVLLDLLLPGNLDGYDVCRRIREFSMVPIIIVSARTHEDEKILGFEVGADDYITKPFSARELLARVKAVLRRTRVSAAMPPRIHIGDIEVDIASHQVVSSAAPIHLTPTELKLLVVLARNANKVVPHSILLTEVWGPEYRDEVDYLRTYVRYLRQKLEPDPTAPRYLVTTPGVGYQLMTNSESSSPLRS; from the coding sequence ATGCCTAATATGCTGCCTGATCCATCCGCGATGCTGCAGGCACCGGCGGGCGCACGCATCCTGGTGGTTGAGGATGAACCGGCGCTCGTGCGCCTGCTGCGCTCGATCCTCGAAGCAGCGCATTATCACGTCCGTGTTGTCCCGGAAGGCGAGCGCGCGCTGGAGCAGATCACACTCGATCCGCCCGACATCGTCCTGCTCGATCTGCTGCTGCCCGGTAACCTGGATGGCTACGATGTCTGTCGCCGCATCCGCGAATTCTCGATGGTGCCGATCATCATCGTCTCCGCACGCACCCACGAAGACGAAAAGATCCTCGGCTTCGAGGTCGGCGCAGACGACTACATCACCAAGCCGTTCAGCGCCCGCGAGCTGCTCGCCAGGGTCAAGGCAGTGCTGCGGAGGACGCGCGTCTCAGCTGCCATGCCGCCGCGCATTCACATCGGCGACATTGAGGTGGACATCGCCAGCCATCAGGTCGTCAGCAGCGCCGCGCCGATCCATCTCACGCCAACCGAGCTGAAGTTGCTGGTCGTGCTGGCGCGCAACGCCAACAAGGTCGTGCCGCACTCAATCCTGCTGACCGAGGTGTGGGGGCCGGAATACCGCGACGAGGTCGATTACCTGCGCACATACGTCCGCTACCTGCGCCAGAAGCTGGAACCCGACCCGACAGCTCCGCGCTATCTCGTGACAACGCCGGGCGTCGGCTACCAGCTCATGACCAATAGCGAAAGCAGCTCCCCACTGCGATCGTGA
- a CDS encoding MFS transporter — protein MNAKPKTRSKPAKVFYGWWIVVASAGVQMLQAGLLQQAYGAYVSVLLNEFGWSKTALSFGYSLQPVQSGLLGPIQGWMIDHWGPRRVMRIGMLMFGCGFILFSRIDSLIEFYGVFVMMAVGSSLAGFMSITTTLVQWFERRRATAMSLSQTGMSIGGMLVPIVAWSLATYGWRQTAFISGIIIIAVGLPLAQVMRTSPEQHGLRPDGAVDDDLSPAGAAVTTSTGDIATRIDFTAREAIHTRAFWLISFGHASALLVVSAVMVHLILYLEQTRGLSLGSAATIVAVLTLITAIGQIVGGLLGDRFQKRKIAALAMFGHSAGLLALAWGDAFAWVIVFTLAHGVAWGMRGPLMQAMRADYFGRRNFGTIMGFSSLVINVGMVSGPLIAGGMADHFGNYEYGFTVLAIFAALGSIFFVFATPPPPPERSNGGLV, from the coding sequence ATGAACGCGAAACCAAAGACACGCTCCAAGCCGGCCAAGGTCTTCTATGGTTGGTGGATCGTGGTCGCCTCTGCCGGCGTCCAGATGTTGCAAGCCGGTCTGTTGCAGCAGGCCTACGGCGCGTACGTCTCAGTGCTGCTGAACGAATTCGGCTGGAGTAAGACGGCGCTCTCGTTCGGCTACTCGCTCCAGCCGGTGCAGAGCGGACTGCTCGGCCCGATACAGGGCTGGATGATCGACCACTGGGGACCGCGACGAGTCATGCGCATCGGCATGCTCATGTTCGGCTGCGGGTTCATCCTCTTCAGCCGGATCGACTCGCTGATCGAGTTCTACGGTGTCTTCGTCATGATGGCCGTCGGCTCCAGCCTGGCCGGGTTCATGTCGATCACGACGACGCTGGTGCAATGGTTCGAGCGTCGCCGCGCGACGGCAATGAGCCTGTCCCAGACCGGCATGAGCATCGGCGGCATGCTCGTGCCGATTGTCGCCTGGTCGCTGGCAACCTACGGCTGGCGGCAGACGGCATTCATCTCGGGCATCATCATCATCGCTGTCGGCCTGCCCCTCGCTCAGGTCATGCGCACCAGCCCGGAGCAGCACGGGTTGCGACCGGACGGCGCGGTCGACGACGACCTGTCTCCCGCCGGTGCAGCCGTGACGACCTCGACCGGCGACATCGCGACCCGCATCGACTTCACCGCCCGCGAGGCAATCCATACACGCGCGTTCTGGCTCATCTCGTTTGGCCACGCTTCGGCGCTGCTGGTCGTCTCGGCCGTGATGGTCCATCTGATCCTGTATCTGGAGCAAACCCGCGGACTCTCACTCGGCTCGGCAGCGACAATCGTGGCCGTGTTGACGCTGATTACGGCGATCGGGCAGATCGTTGGTGGTCTGCTGGGTGATCGCTTCCAGAAGCGCAAGATCGCGGCGCTGGCGATGTTCGGCCACTCTGCCGGCCTACTGGCGCTGGCCTGGGGCGACGCTTTCGCCTGGGTCATCGTCTTCACGCTGGCACACGGCGTCGCCTGGGGCATGCGCGGGCCACTGATGCAGGCGATGCGTGCCGACTACTTCGGCCGCCGCAACTTCGGGACGATCATGGGCTTCTCCAGCCTCGTCATCAACGTCGGCATGGTCTCCGGCCCGCTGATCGCCGGTGGCATGGCCGACCACTTCGGCAATTACGAATACGGCTTCACCGTGCTGGCCATCTTCGCCGCACTCGGCTCGATCTTCTTCGTCTTCGCCACACCACCGCCACCACCAGAGCGCTCAAACGGAGGCCTCGTATAG
- a CDS encoding Glu/Leu/Phe/Val dehydrogenase yields the protein MQTTTADRSTVAHQSAGSSLLHDAMAQVRAAGERLGISAGMLKLLETPERELAISMPIEMDDGRLEVFQGYRVQHSRLRGPAKGGVRYHPNVDLDEVRGLASLMTWKCALLDLPYGGAKGGVTVDPGKLSKRELIELTRAYAAGLTPVIGPHVDIPAPDVNTNDATMGWFVDEYERQVGKFEPAVVTGKPIALGGSEGRGESTGRGVAHVARQAMERLGITVEGATIVVQGYGKVGSDTVRFLNEMGVKIIAISDVSGGLYNAEGLDIARINAHVANHPKHLLEGYPGEDAEQITNDQILTLSCDVLIPAALEGQLTIDNAHDVKARLIVEGANGPTTQEAAAILAERGIKAVPDILANAGGVVVSYFEWLQGLQGERWKLDDVRTRLDDRMRTAVEQVFERADAESVTLREAAFLIAVERVVGAAKLRGYSSAES from the coding sequence ATGCAGACAACCACCGCCGACAGGTCCACCGTCGCCCATCAATCCGCCGGATCAAGCCTGCTGCACGATGCCATGGCGCAGGTCCGCGCGGCTGGAGAACGTCTCGGCATTTCCGCCGGGATGCTCAAGCTTCTGGAAACGCCTGAGCGTGAGCTGGCGATCTCCATGCCGATCGAGATGGATGACGGGCGGCTGGAGGTCTTTCAGGGCTACCGCGTGCAGCACTCGCGGCTTCGCGGTCCCGCCAAGGGCGGTGTTCGCTACCATCCCAATGTAGACCTTGACGAGGTACGTGGCCTCGCCAGCCTGATGACCTGGAAGTGCGCGCTGCTGGACCTGCCCTACGGCGGTGCCAAGGGCGGCGTGACCGTCGATCCGGGCAAGCTGTCGAAGCGTGAGCTGATCGAGCTGACCCGCGCCTACGCCGCCGGTCTGACGCCGGTCATCGGCCCTCACGTCGACATCCCCGCGCCGGACGTCAACACCAACGACGCCACGATGGGCTGGTTCGTTGACGAGTACGAGCGCCAGGTCGGCAAGTTCGAGCCGGCGGTCGTCACTGGCAAGCCGATCGCACTCGGCGGCAGCGAAGGTCGCGGCGAATCCACTGGTCGTGGCGTCGCCCACGTCGCGCGCCAGGCGATGGAGCGGCTCGGCATCACGGTTGAAGGCGCAACCATCGTTGTCCAGGGCTACGGTAAGGTCGGCTCCGACACCGTCCGCTTCCTGAACGAGATGGGCGTCAAGATCATCGCGATTAGCGACGTCAGCGGCGGACTGTACAACGCCGAAGGTCTGGACATCGCCCGCATCAATGCCCACGTCGCCAACCATCCGAAGCACCTGCTGGAGGGCTACCCCGGCGAAGACGCCGAGCAGATCACCAACGATCAGATTCTCACGCTCAGTTGCGATGTCCTGATCCCGGCTGCCCTCGAAGGCCAGCTCACGATCGACAACGCGCACGACGTCAAGGCCCGCCTGATCGTTGAGGGTGCCAACGGCCCCACCACGCAGGAGGCCGCTGCCATCCTCGCCGAGCGCGGCATCAAGGCTGTGCCGGACATCCTGGCCAACGCCGGCGGTGTCGTCGTCTCCTACTTCGAGTGGCTGCAGGGCCTGCAGGGCGAGCGCTGGAAGCTTGATGATGTCCGCACCCGCCTCGACGATCGCATGCGCACCGCCGTGGAGCAGGTCTTTGAGCGCGCCGATGCGGAGAGCGTCACCTTGCGTGAAGCCGCATTTCTGATCGCAGTTGAGCGGGTTGTCGGCGCAGCCAAGCTGCGTGGATATTCCAGCGCGGAGTCCTGA
- a CDS encoding FAD-binding oxidoreductase codes for MNTTTSTYPSSVSVVVVGGGVAGTAAAWQLARRGIDVALFEQEHLAWGATGRNGGQTGVEANYGSGIVEHRLRSLEILREAERELGEFEYDQCGRLRLWLGAPGERDLPTPEQFAATDHPLGDKYLTGDQARDLLPLLSDEVLAARWVPTSGRLWPFKLVHRFAEGATRHGARIFTGATVERLVIADGRVQGVVVDGQTVRAEWVVNATNAWSGPLAATAGLNLPVMPWRGQIVVTEPLPPMLNFTMGHFVYNSSNYWQQTRDGKFVIGGSRVLDTVGRDNLHDRSVTPDILHKTLAMLVTALPSLRGARIVRAWGGTMGFTPDGNPYIGETELRRGLLLTCGFSGSGLSWAPVAGEILAQIVAREPMTLSLDPIHPDRATGNLVESSAA; via the coding sequence ATGAACACCACGACGTCAACGTACCCGTCGTCGGTCTCGGTTGTCGTTGTTGGCGGCGGTGTCGCCGGCACGGCTGCCGCCTGGCAGTTGGCCCGTCGCGGCATCGATGTCGCGCTCTTCGAGCAGGAACATCTCGCCTGGGGAGCGACGGGCCGCAACGGCGGTCAGACCGGCGTCGAAGCCAACTACGGCAGCGGCATCGTCGAACATCGGCTGCGCTCGCTCGAGATCCTGCGCGAGGCTGAGCGCGAGCTTGGGGAGTTTGAATACGATCAGTGCGGTCGCCTGCGCCTCTGGCTCGGCGCGCCCGGAGAGCGCGACCTGCCGACGCCGGAGCAATTCGCGGCGACGGATCATCCGCTCGGTGACAAATACCTGACCGGCGATCAGGCGCGCGACCTGCTGCCACTGCTTTCCGATGAGGTGCTGGCAGCGCGCTGGGTGCCGACGAGTGGCCGCCTCTGGCCATTCAAGCTCGTCCATCGCTTCGCCGAGGGCGCAACGCGCCACGGCGCACGCATCTTCACTGGCGCGACGGTCGAGCGGCTCGTAATCGCCGATGGTCGCGTGCAGGGCGTTGTCGTGGACGGGCAGACGGTCCGCGCCGAATGGGTGGTCAATGCTACGAACGCCTGGTCGGGGCCGCTGGCTGCAACCGCCGGGCTGAACCTGCCGGTCATGCCCTGGCGTGGCCAGATCGTCGTGACCGAACCGCTCCCGCCAATGCTCAATTTCACGATGGGGCACTTCGTCTACAACAGCTCAAATTACTGGCAGCAAACACGCGACGGGAAGTTCGTCATCGGCGGCTCGCGTGTCCTCGACACGGTCGGCCGCGATAATCTGCACGATCGCAGCGTGACCCCCGACATTCTGCACAAGACACTCGCGATGCTCGTCACGGCGCTTCCATCACTGCGTGGTGCTCGCATCGTCCGTGCCTGGGGCGGAACCATGGGCTTCACACCGGACGGCAACCCTTATATTGGTGAGACCGAGCTGCGGCGCGGCCTGCTGCTGACCTGCGGATTTAGCGGTTCAGGCCTCAGTTGGGCACCGGTTGCCGGAGAGATCCTGGCGCAGATCGTCGCACGGGAGCCGATGACGCTCTCGCTCGACCCGATCCACCCGGATCGCGCCACCGGCAATCTGGTCGAAAGCTCCGCCGCATGA
- a CDS encoding LLM class flavin-dependent oxidoreductase — protein sequence MGLTFGIHVGQQNISIDDMRRLWTLADENGFGWLSIWDHFYCATSDADPHFEAVALLGALASETKNLQLGCMVFATQFRNLGLLAKSAVTIDHLSGGRFEFGLGAGWHVPEFEAFNYEFGSPKERLDLVEEGMQVMRSFLNEEVTDHHGAHFDFTNAYINPRPVNGTIPLWIGGLGEKRTARIAARYADGWNIPYVGPGAFKHKAEVLANWCEKEGRDPAEIKMATQLGFFMAASDDPEVMRAAEEEMKRKTPHQTPSGQLSGSPAEVAERIAKYQEVGVTALNIAFRPPVDWAALEVFISDVMPQFK from the coding sequence GTGGGACTTACCTTCGGAATTCATGTCGGGCAGCAGAACATCTCAATCGATGATATGCGGCGGCTCTGGACGCTGGCGGACGAGAACGGCTTCGGCTGGCTCTCGATCTGGGATCACTTCTACTGCGCGACGAGTGATGCCGACCCGCACTTCGAAGCTGTCGCGCTGCTCGGCGCGCTGGCGTCGGAGACGAAGAATCTCCAGCTTGGCTGCATGGTCTTCGCGACGCAGTTCCGCAATCTCGGCCTGCTGGCGAAGTCCGCGGTGACGATCGACCATCTCTCCGGCGGCCGGTTCGAGTTCGGGCTCGGTGCCGGTTGGCACGTGCCGGAGTTCGAGGCGTTCAACTACGAGTTCGGTTCGCCGAAGGAACGGCTTGATCTGGTCGAAGAGGGCATGCAGGTCATGCGCAGCTTCCTCAACGAGGAAGTGACCGATCACCACGGCGCTCACTTTGACTTCACCAACGCCTACATCAACCCACGGCCAGTGAACGGCACGATCCCGCTCTGGATCGGCGGCCTGGGTGAGAAGCGAACGGCCCGCATCGCAGCGCGCTACGCCGATGGCTGGAACATTCCCTACGTCGGTCCCGGCGCGTTCAAGCACAAGGCCGAGGTGCTGGCCAACTGGTGCGAGAAGGAAGGGCGTGACCCGGCGGAGATCAAGATGGCGACGCAGCTTGGGTTCTTCATGGCCGCGTCAGACGACCCCGAGGTCATGCGTGCCGCCGAGGAAGAGATGAAGCGCAAGACGCCGCATCAGACGCCGTCCGGCCAACTCTCCGGCAGCCCGGCCGAAGTTGCAGAGCGCATCGCGAAGTATCAGGAGGTCGGCGTCACCGCCCTCAACATCGCCTTCCGCCCGCCGGTGGACTGGGCCGCCCTTGAGGTCTTCATCAGCGACGTGATGCCGCAGTTCAAGTAG